From Nicotiana tabacum cultivar K326 chromosome 20, ASM71507v2, whole genome shotgun sequence, one genomic window encodes:
- the LOC142174378 gene encoding uncharacterized protein LOC142174378: MLSAANPPSYVINKLHSIFAKFFWSSNVGGSTRHWASWTNLFMPFEEGGIGFRSLHDVSKALFCKLWWNFRTNPTLWSAFISQKYCKKLNVVIVPWKRESHVWRKMLECRNLIEHQIYWKLRMGSAQFWFDNWTEMGALYFQVPTEFGIDEDIHNVNDLVENGMWNVDKMFESLPEDLAHHIVQNIRPPTESSQLDTPFWMLETMGHFTVKSA; encoded by the coding sequence ATGTTGTCAGCAGCCAATCCTCCAAGTTATGTGATCAACAAATTACATAGCATTTTTGCCAAGTTTTTCTGGAGCAGCAATGTGGGAGGTAGCACTAGACATTGGGCGTCTTGGACTAACCTTTTTATGCCTTTTGAGGAGGGAGGCATAGGCTTCAGGTCCCTACATGACGTATCCAAGGCACTATTCTGCAAATTGTGGTGGAATTTCAGGACTAACCCCACTCTATGGAGTGCATTTATTAGTCAAAAGTACTGCAAGAAACTAAATGTAGTAATTGTACCTTGGAAGCGCGAATCCCACGTGTGGAGAAAAATGCTAGAATGTAGGAACTTGATTGAGCATCAAATCTACTGGAAACTGAGAATGGGATCGGCTCAATTCTGGTTCGACAATTGGACAGAGATGGGAGCCTTATATTTTCAAGTGCCTACAGAGTTTGGTATCGATGAGGATATTCATAATGTCAATGATCTAGTTGAAAATGGTATGTGGAATGTGGATAAAATGTTTGAGAGCCTACCTGAAGATTTGGCACACCACATTGTGCAGAATATTAGACCACCAACTGAAAGTTCACAGTTAGATACTCCTTTCTGGATGCTTGAAACAATGGGACATTTTACAGTAAAGTCTGCATAG